One genomic region from Phragmites australis chromosome 1, lpPhrAust1.1, whole genome shotgun sequence encodes:
- the LOC133884469 gene encoding probable long-chain-alcohol O-fatty-acyltransferase 5, whose translation MGGAPATHGLDQPTMESELRALAWATLLTPAFAVYARFASRRLRPGLPRLAALFPTFPVFVYLPCMFNSLHLRLFSTFFHTWLAINKLVLLALDLGPLHPSLPLLPFVLCAGLPIKVRLGQNPTKHSTSSPPPPPVADFFRPCARSVLLLSCLAAVYPYTGWLPLYALHFLYCIQIFLTLDLVLSSAALVSAALLGASLERQFSAPLAVASLSDFWGRQWNLMAVDLLRASAYEPVRARWGRDAGVLAAFLMSGLLHELLYWYMTLQWPNGEMLRFFILHGVFQIAERWARAAGLWRPPKAAAYLLVSGFMVVTISEMFFGPFVRAGTDVRLTEEASAMMELVWSTVKHLLRPSGMVSS comes from the coding sequence ATGGGGGGCGCGCCAGCCACGCATGGCCTCGACCAGCCCACGATGGAGTCGGAGCTGAGGGCGCTCGCGTGGGCGACGCTCCTCACCCCGGCGTTTGCGGTGTACGCGCGGTTCGCCTCTCGCCGCCTCCGCCCGGGCCTCCCTCGCCTGGCCGCGCTCTTCCCGACGTTCCCCGTCTTCGTGTACCTGCCGTGCATGTTCAActccctccacctccgcctcttCTCCACGTTCTTCCACACCTGGCTCGCCATCAACAAGCTCGTCCTCCTTGCCCTCGACCTCGGTCCGCTCCACCCcagcctccctctcctgccGTTCGTCCTCTGCGCCGGCCTCCCCATCAAGGTCCGTCTCGGCCAGAACCCCACCAAGCATTCGAcgtcatcgccgccgccgccgcccgtcgcCGACTTCTTCAGACCCTGCGCCCGCAgcgtcctcctcctcagctGCCTCGCCGCGGTGTATCCCTACACGGGGTGGCTCCCGCTCTACGCCCTTCACTTCCTCTACTGCATCCAGATCTTCCTCACGCTGGACCTCGTCCTCTCCTCCGCCGCGCTCGTCTCGGCGGCGCTGCTGGGCGCGAGCCTGGAACGGCAGTTCAGCGCGCCCCTCGCCGTCGCGTCGCTCAGCGACTTCTGGGGCCGGCAGTGGAACCTGATGGCCGTAGACCTCCTCCGCGCCTCGGCGTACGAGCCGGTGCGCGCCCGGTGGGGCCGGGACGCCGGCGTGCTCGCGGCGTTCCTCATGTCGGGCCTGCTCCACGAGCTCCTGTACTGGTACATGACGCTGCAGTGGCCCAACGGCGAGATGCTGCGCTTCTTCATCCTCCACGGCGTGTTCCAGATCGCCGAGAGATGGGCCAGGGCGGCTGGGCTGTGGCGGCCGCCCAAGGCGGCGGCGTACCTCCTCGTCAGCGGCTTCATGGTGGTCACCATATCGGAGATGTTCTTCGGGCCGTTCGTGAGAGCGGGCACGGACGTGCGCCTGACGGAGGAAGCCTCGGCTATGATGGAGCTGGTTTGGAGCACCGTGAAGCATCTGCTCCGTCCATCTGGGATGGTTTCAAGCTAG